A region from the Mucilaginibacter sp. CSA2-8R genome encodes:
- a CDS encoding glycoside hydrolase family 2 TIM barrel-domain containing protein: protein MKRQVAFCIILLSVFFQAFTPVSAQLKPGIDYPAEIENPEILGINKEPYHTTLMPYADMQEALKANRHASSYSQSLNGPWKFSWVPSPEKRPVNFYELNYDVSKWAEIPVPSNWEVQGYGTPFYRNLGYTIKRDYPRVMSEPDKRYTAYVERNPVGSYRRDFTLPANWAGRRTFVTFDGVDSGFFLWVNGKKVGYSVNSRNAAEFDLTPYLQPGKNTIAAEVYQYSSGTWLEDQDMWRLHGIFRNVTLWSAPQTHIRDFFFKQDLDKNYTNAAVEVSAKIKNYNTKDAPATDLTAMLYDDKGTVVAQRTVKGSKLPSGKEEQVALKFDVTNPNKWTAETPYLYTLVLKSSQGELLSQKVGFRKLEIKGRVFLVNGVPIKLKGVNRHEHWSDVGHAITEEQMIRDLEVIKQGNCNHVRTCHYSDDPRWYELCDQWGIWLVAEANMEYHGYDRKFDEEPTIKAAIVDRNVANVENFKNHPSVIIWSLGNEGGIGGTNVGAALTAVKQIDPSRPVHYERYGVGANNPADLDGRMYGTAADYIAVAKNPTLTKPFYICEFVHAMFNSMGSLDEYSAAFDNNPEILGGAIWEFQDQALWNKRDPKHPILAYGGGFGEYPNDHYFIHKGVVAWDRKTVKPHYPEMKKAFQWITTNLADPATGMISIRNKYQFVNLDGFEGKWSLSENGVEIQKGTFELPNIPARREGRAFIPYKVESPKPGADYFLRVSYLEKGTSLWAPKGFEVAADQLKLPINTLPTTEAVTAVPVTYNQDANAVKVSGKGFFVTISKQTGLISEINKNNTNIILPDGGPKVHLWRAPHRNDDMWAYSLWEKYGVQNLQHSLVKINVKQINPNAVNVTVVTKETGKEGFGVYHTATYLINGNGNIKVNNDLQFTGVKINLARIGVRMLLNKQLDHMNFYGRGPFENYSDRKSAAETGVYNIGVNEQYEYEKPMERGNHEEVRWAKMTGSNISPLTIQADANLMQVAALPHTDEQMFPVEYKIDLPASNSTVLCISTKTLGVGSASCGPRPLAQYQVWSEPTSFSYTIKL from the coding sequence ATGAAAAGACAAGTTGCCTTTTGCATCATCCTTTTATCTGTATTTTTTCAGGCATTTACGCCTGTATCAGCTCAACTCAAACCGGGGATTGATTATCCTGCAGAAATTGAAAATCCTGAAATATTAGGCATCAACAAAGAGCCCTACCATACCACCCTGATGCCTTATGCCGATATGCAGGAAGCATTAAAGGCCAACCGGCATGCCTCATCATACTCTCAGAGCTTAAACGGCCCATGGAAGTTTTCGTGGGTACCGAGCCCCGAAAAGCGGCCGGTAAATTTTTATGAGCTTAATTATGATGTATCTAAATGGGCCGAAATACCGGTGCCCTCTAACTGGGAAGTGCAGGGTTATGGTACACCTTTTTATCGCAACCTGGGCTACACCATCAAACGAGATTACCCACGGGTAATGAGCGAGCCGGATAAGCGCTATACAGCTTACGTAGAAAGAAATCCGGTAGGTAGTTACCGCCGCGATTTTACATTGCCGGCTAACTGGGCAGGCAGACGTACATTTGTAACTTTTGACGGGGTTGACAGCGGTTTCTTTTTATGGGTTAATGGCAAAAAGGTAGGTTACAGCGTAAACAGCCGTAACGCTGCCGAATTTGATTTGACGCCATATCTGCAACCCGGGAAAAACACCATTGCTGCCGAAGTTTACCAATACAGTTCCGGCACCTGGCTCGAAGACCAGGATATGTGGCGGCTGCACGGCATATTCAGAAATGTTACGCTATGGAGTGCTCCGCAAACCCATATCCGCGATTTCTTTTTTAAACAGGATTTAGATAAAAACTATACTAATGCAGCTGTAGAGGTATCGGCCAAAATTAAAAACTACAATACTAAGGATGCCCCGGCTACCGATTTAACAGCAATGTTGTATGATGACAAAGGCACTGTTGTTGCGCAAAGAACGGTTAAAGGCAGCAAATTGCCGTCGGGTAAAGAAGAACAGGTTGCCCTTAAGTTTGACGTAACCAACCCCAACAAATGGACAGCAGAAACGCCTTATTTGTATACGCTGGTGCTTAAATCTTCTCAGGGCGAATTACTATCGCAAAAAGTAGGATTTCGTAAGCTGGAAATAAAGGGCCGGGTGTTTTTGGTTAATGGGGTACCAATTAAATTAAAAGGGGTAAACCGCCACGAGCACTGGTCAGACGTGGGCCATGCCATCACCGAAGAACAAATGATCCGCGATTTGGAAGTCATTAAACAAGGCAATTGTAATCACGTGCGTACCTGCCACTATTCTGATGACCCGCGATGGTATGAGTTGTGCGACCAGTGGGGCATCTGGCTGGTTGCCGAAGCCAATATGGAATATCACGGTTATGACCGTAAGTTTGACGAAGAGCCAACCATTAAAGCTGCAATTGTAGACCGCAACGTAGCTAACGTAGAAAACTTTAAAAATCATCCGTCGGTAATCATTTGGTCGTTAGGAAATGAGGGAGGCATCGGCGGAACCAACGTTGGCGCCGCACTAACAGCGGTTAAACAAATAGACCCATCGCGGCCGGTGCACTATGAACGTTATGGCGTAGGTGCAAATAACCCTGCCGATCTGGATGGAAGAATGTACGGTACAGCTGCCGATTACATAGCAGTTGCTAAAAACCCGACCTTAACCAAGCCATTTTATATTTGTGAATTTGTACATGCTATGTTTAACTCCATGGGGTCGCTGGATGAATACTCGGCAGCTTTTGACAATAACCCCGAAATTTTAGGCGGTGCCATCTGGGAGTTTCAGGACCAGGCCTTGTGGAACAAGCGCGACCCTAAACATCCTATTTTGGCTTACGGCGGCGGTTTTGGCGAGTATCCTAATGATCATTACTTTATTCATAAAGGAGTGGTGGCTTGGGACCGCAAAACTGTAAAACCTCATTATCCCGAAATGAAAAAAGCATTTCAATGGATAACCACCAATTTAGCCGACCCGGCTACCGGTATGATTTCCATCAGAAATAAGTACCAGTTTGTTAACCTGGATGGTTTTGAAGGTAAATGGAGCCTTTCGGAAAACGGAGTTGAAATTCAAAAAGGTACTTTTGAGTTACCCAATATTCCGGCCAGGCGCGAGGGTAGAGCATTTATACCTTACAAAGTAGAAAGCCCTAAACCCGGAGCCGACTATTTTTTACGTGTATCTTACCTGGAAAAAGGGACAAGCTTATGGGCGCCTAAAGGGTTTGAGGTTGCAGCTGATCAGCTCAAATTACCAATAAATACTTTGCCTACAACCGAAGCTGTTACTGCAGTTCCGGTTACCTACAACCAGGATGCAAACGCTGTTAAAGTAAGTGGCAAGGGCTTCTTCGTTACAATAAGCAAGCAAACGGGTTTAATTAGCGAGATTAACAAAAACAACACGAACATCATACTGCCTGATGGCGGCCCAAAAGTGCACCTGTGGCGGGCACCGCACCGTAATGATGATATGTGGGCGTATAGCTTATGGGAAAAGTATGGTGTTCAAAATTTGCAGCATAGCTTAGTAAAAATTAATGTTAAGCAAATTAATCCAAATGCGGTTAACGTAACTGTAGTAACTAAAGAAACCGGTAAAGAAGGTTTTGGCGTTTACCACACGGCCACTTACCTCATTAATGGCAATGGCAACATCAAAGTAAATAACGATCTGCAGTTTACCGGCGTTAAAATTAATCTGGCGCGCATTGGCGTGCGCATGCTGTTAAATAAACAGCTTGACCATATGAATTTTTACGGACGTGGTCCCTTTGAAAATTATTCGGACCGTAAAAGTGCTGCCGAAACGGGAGTGTACAACATTGGGGTAAATGAGCAGTACGAGTATGAAAAGCCAATGGAAAGAGGCAACCATGAAGAGGTGCGCTGGGCAAAAATGACAGGTAGTAATATATCGCCGCTTACCATACAAGCCGACGCAAATTTGATGCAGGTAGCTGCCTTGCCGCATACTGATGAGCAGATGTTTCCGGTAGAGTATAAAATAGATTTGCCGGCCAGCAATTCTACCGTTTTATGTATATCAACAAAAACGCTGGGTGTTGGTTCGGCCAGTTGCGGTCCGAGGCCATTAGCTCAATACCAGGTATGGTCTGAGCCCACCTCGTTTAGCTATACCATTAAATTATAA
- the metG gene encoding methionine--tRNA ligase — MEAQKYKRYTITAALPYANGPKHIGHLAGAYIPADLYVRYLRLKRRDVVFVCGSDEHGTAIANQAMKEGTTPRAIIDKYHELIKYCFNKLNISFNIYHRTSEPLHHETAQEFFKILNDKGDFEERESEQYFDEQAGVFLADRYIVGTCPVCSNDNAYGDQCEKCGSSLSPEELIDPRSTLSGNKPVLKPTKHWYLPLNKYESWLREWILEGHAADWKTNVYGQCKSWIDGGLHPRAVTRDLDWGIKVPVEGADGKVLYVWFDAPIGYISATKQWALDNGQDWKSYWQDQETKLVHFIGKDNIVFHCIVFPAMLKAHGEFILPENVPANEFMNLEGDKMSTSRGWSIEMHEYLEDFPNRVDELRYYLTAIAPETSDSEFTWKDYQARVNNELVAILGNLVNRVMILMHKFFEGKIETTGAAITLTDANLKAELDRLYDELEQSFESYKFRQAQQTAMEIARLGNRYLTEQEPWKTIKTNPEGAREALHNCLVLMGHIATCIQPFMPGTAQKILNMLNWSGDTVYFDEELVFENGHQLNAASLLFEKLEDEVIERQVQKLIAKKAALETAVEEAAPNLVPAKSNISYEQFAAMDIRTGTILTAEKVAKTKKLLKLTIDTGLDQRTVVSGIAEYFEPETVIGKQVSILVNLEPREIKGILSQGMILMAENAEGKLTFVSPGEGMHNGSVVR, encoded by the coding sequence TTGGAAGCTCAAAAATATAAACGATATACTATAACTGCGGCATTGCCTTATGCCAACGGACCTAAACATATTGGTCACTTAGCCGGTGCTTACATTCCCGCCGATTTGTACGTGCGTTACCTGCGCCTTAAACGCCGCGATGTAGTGTTTGTATGCGGGTCTGACGAGCATGGTACCGCAATAGCTAACCAGGCCATGAAAGAAGGTACCACGCCAAGGGCTATTATTGATAAATACCACGAGCTGATTAAATACTGCTTTAATAAACTAAACATCTCCTTTAATATATACCACCGTACCAGCGAGCCCCTGCACCACGAAACAGCGCAAGAATTTTTTAAGATATTAAATGATAAAGGCGATTTCGAAGAGCGCGAATCTGAACAATATTTTGATGAGCAGGCGGGTGTTTTTTTGGCCGACCGCTATATTGTAGGCACCTGCCCGGTATGCTCAAACGATAACGCGTACGGCGACCAATGCGAAAAGTGTGGAAGTTCGTTAAGTCCTGAAGAACTGATTGACCCACGCTCAACCCTGAGCGGTAACAAACCTGTTTTAAAGCCAACTAAGCATTGGTATCTGCCGCTTAACAAATACGAAAGCTGGCTGCGCGAGTGGATACTGGAAGGCCACGCTGCAGACTGGAAAACCAACGTTTATGGGCAGTGCAAAAGCTGGATTGATGGTGGCCTGCACCCCCGTGCGGTAACACGCGATTTGGATTGGGGGATAAAAGTGCCTGTTGAAGGAGCCGACGGTAAAGTGTTATATGTTTGGTTTGATGCGCCGATTGGCTATATATCGGCCACTAAACAATGGGCTTTAGATAACGGGCAAGATTGGAAATCGTACTGGCAGGATCAGGAAACCAAGCTGGTACATTTTATTGGTAAAGATAACATCGTATTCCATTGCATCGTGTTTCCGGCCATGCTAAAGGCACATGGCGAGTTTATACTGCCCGAAAATGTGCCGGCCAATGAATTTATGAACCTCGAGGGCGATAAAATGTCGACCAGCCGTGGCTGGAGCATCGAGATGCACGAGTACCTGGAGGATTTCCCGAACCGGGTTGACGAACTTCGTTATTACCTCACGGCGATTGCACCCGAAACCAGCGACAGCGAGTTTACCTGGAAAGATTATCAGGCGCGGGTAAATAACGAACTGGTAGCCATTTTAGGTAACCTGGTAAACCGGGTAATGATACTGATGCACAAGTTTTTTGAAGGCAAAATTGAAACTACCGGTGCTGCGATAACTTTAACGGATGCTAACTTAAAAGCAGAGCTGGACCGTTTATACGACGAGTTGGAGCAAAGTTTTGAGAGTTACAAATTTAGGCAGGCACAACAAACGGCGATGGAGATTGCTCGTTTGGGTAACCGCTACTTAACCGAGCAGGAGCCCTGGAAAACTATTAAAACTAATCCTGAAGGTGCCCGCGAAGCATTACATAACTGCCTGGTGCTGATGGGGCATATTGCTACCTGCATACAGCCGTTTATGCCGGGCACTGCTCAAAAGATATTGAACATGCTAAACTGGTCTGGTGATACCGTTTACTTTGACGAGGAACTGGTATTTGAGAACGGCCACCAGTTAAATGCGGCAAGTTTGTTATTCGAAAAACTGGAAGATGAGGTGATTGAGCGGCAGGTACAGAAACTGATTGCTAAAAAGGCAGCATTAGAAACTGCGGTAGAAGAAGCCGCACCTAACCTGGTACCTGCTAAAAGTAACATCAGTTATGAGCAGTTTGCGGCGATGGATATCCGTACCGGCACTATTTTGACTGCCGAAAAGGTAGCCAAAACCAAGAAATTATTAAAGCTTACGATTGATACCGGCCTCGACCAGCGTACCGTAGTATCAGGTATTGCCGAATACTTTGAGCCGGAAACTGTTATTGGTAAACAGGTGAGCATTTTGGTAAATCTTGAACCGCGCGAAATTAAAGGTATCCTATCACAAGGAATGATTTTAATGGCGGAGAATGCCGAGGGTAAACTTACTTTTGTTTCGCCGGGTGAGGGCATGCACAATGGGTCGGTAGTGCGATAA
- a CDS encoding bifunctional GNAT family N-acetyltransferase/carbon-nitrogen hydrolase family protein: protein MEKEIKNEDLKIELRTLTKDDYLGLKSSMMEAYAEWEGASVWGETHISKLIELFPEGQICILVNGAIAGCALSLIVDYDQFGDTHTYAQITGNYTFSTHDPKGDVLYGIDFFVHPDFRGMRIGRRLYDARKEICERYNLRAIIAGGRIPKYKDYSDKLSPKAYLEKVKGKEIHDPTLSFQLANDFHVRKILKGYLPGDTQSLEYASLLEWNNIYYNEEAAHINSKKSIIRLGLVQWQMRPFPNLESLCEQIEFFVDVISDYQSDFVLFPELFNAPLMTDYNHLSGAEAMRKIADFTIPLRDKFIDYAISYNINIITGSMPYLENGVLQNVGYLCRRDGSYEMYRKIHLTPAEQSAWGMVGGDAITTFDTDCGKIGILICYDVEFPELPRLLAEQGMQILFVPFMTDTQNGYTRVRSCAQARAIENECYVAIAGSVGNLPKVHNMDIQYAQSAVFTPSDFSFPSNGIKAEATPNTETTLIADVDVDLLKELHSFGAVRNLKDRRLDIYKIVNKSRR from the coding sequence ATGGAAAAAGAAATAAAAAATGAAGATCTCAAAATAGAATTGCGAACCCTGACCAAGGATGATTATCTGGGCTTAAAATCATCGATGATGGAAGCCTATGCCGAATGGGAAGGTGCCTCTGTTTGGGGAGAAACCCACATCAGCAAATTGATAGAGCTGTTTCCGGAAGGCCAAATCTGCATTTTGGTGAATGGAGCTATAGCGGGCTGTGCGTTATCTTTAATTGTTGATTATGATCAGTTTGGCGATACGCATACCTACGCGCAGATTACCGGCAACTATACCTTTTCGACGCATGATCCCAAAGGTGATGTTTTATATGGCATTGATTTTTTTGTACACCCCGATTTTAGAGGGATGCGGATAGGACGAAGATTGTACGATGCGCGGAAAGAAATATGTGAAAGGTATAACCTGCGGGCCATTATTGCTGGCGGACGCATACCTAAATACAAAGATTACTCTGATAAACTTAGCCCCAAAGCTTATCTTGAAAAAGTAAAGGGTAAAGAAATACATGACCCAACACTGTCGTTTCAACTGGCTAATGACTTCCACGTCAGAAAAATTTTGAAGGGTTATTTGCCGGGTGATACACAATCGTTAGAATATGCCTCATTGCTGGAGTGGAATAACATTTATTATAACGAAGAGGCTGCACACATCAATTCTAAAAAATCAATTATCCGCCTGGGCCTGGTACAATGGCAAATGAGACCGTTTCCTAACCTGGAATCATTGTGCGAGCAAATTGAGTTCTTTGTAGACGTGATTAGTGATTATCAAAGCGACTTTGTATTGTTTCCGGAGCTGTTTAATGCACCGCTGATGACCGATTATAACCATTTGAGCGGAGCCGAAGCCATGCGCAAAATAGCCGACTTCACCATCCCTTTACGGGATAAGTTTATTGATTATGCCATCAGTTATAACATTAACATCATTACAGGGAGTATGCCTTACCTTGAAAATGGTGTATTGCAGAACGTGGGCTATTTATGCCGCCGGGATGGATCGTACGAAATGTACCGCAAAATTCATTTAACGCCAGCCGAGCAAAGTGCCTGGGGTATGGTTGGCGGCGATGCGATTACAACGTTTGATACCGATTGTGGCAAGATTGGCATCTTGATTTGTTACGACGTTGAGTTTCCGGAACTGCCACGCCTGCTGGCCGAGCAGGGAATGCAGATTTTGTTTGTTCCGTTTATGACAGATACCCAAAATGGATATACCCGTGTTAGGAGTTGCGCACAGGCCCGCGCCATCGAAAATGAATGTTATGTAGCCATAGCAGGCAGCGTAGGCAATTTACCCAAGGTGCACAACATGGATATACAATATGCACAATCGGCCGTATTTACACCTTCCGATTTCTCTTTTCCGAGTAACGGCATTAAAGCAGAAGCTACACCCAACACCGAAACCACGCTGATTGCAGATGTTGACGTAGACCTACTGAAAGAGCTACACAGTTTTGGAGCCGTACGAAATCTGAAAGACCGCAGATTAGATATCTACAAGATTGTTAATAAGAGCAGAAGGTAA
- a CDS encoding YihY/virulence factor BrkB family protein — MISRYLTKEALKNGAGIFKNAFFSFINNRALSLSASLAFYTIFSLAPLLLLMISLTGIFFGRDAMQGKVFSEINGMVGNDAAIQVQDTIKSLEASGKSTISVIIGIITLTIGAISVFGEIQDSVNIIWQIRVRPEKGWGKLIIDRLLSLSIFVILGFLLLVSLFINGALLAINDRLETFLPDITIVLFNTLNIVLSFVVTLVIFSVIFKVIPDVKTRWKDIVPGAVFTSFLFMLGRLLIVFYIERSGASSTYGAAGSLIVILLWIYYTAAIFYFGAEVTRAYADFKGVKIVPAKFAVQVEQRERN, encoded by the coding sequence ATGATTAGCCGTTATTTAACTAAAGAGGCTCTGAAAAATGGAGCCGGAATATTCAAAAATGCATTTTTTAGTTTTATAAACAACAGGGCACTTAGTTTAAGTGCGTCGTTAGCTTTTTACACCATCTTTTCTTTAGCTCCGCTGCTGTTGCTGATGATATCGCTTACTGGCATTTTCTTCGGGCGGGATGCTATGCAAGGCAAAGTCTTTTCAGAAATTAATGGTATGGTAGGTAACGATGCTGCAATACAGGTACAAGATACCATCAAAAGCCTGGAAGCGTCGGGTAAGTCTACTATTTCAGTTATTATTGGCATCATTACGTTAACTATTGGTGCAATTTCCGTTTTTGGCGAAATTCAAGATTCTGTCAACATTATATGGCAGATAAGGGTTCGTCCGGAAAAGGGCTGGGGTAAATTAATCATAGACAGATTATTGTCTTTGTCCATCTTTGTCATCTTAGGTTTTCTGCTATTAGTTTCTTTATTTATTAACGGTGCGTTGTTAGCTATAAACGACAGGCTGGAGACATTTTTGCCCGACATTACCATCGTATTATTCAACACACTGAACATTGTTCTCAGTTTTGTGGTAACGTTGGTTATTTTTAGTGTAATTTTTAAAGTGATTCCTGACGTAAAAACCCGGTGGAAAGACATTGTGCCGGGTGCAGTTTTTACCTCGTTTTTGTTTATGCTGGGCCGGTTGCTCATTGTTTTTTATATTGAAAGGTCGGGCGCAAGTTCAACCTATGGGGCCGCAGGTTCGCTGATTGTTATTTTACTCTGGATATATTATACAGCTGCAATATTTTATTTCGGTGCCGAAGTAACCCGAGCTTACGCCGACTTTAAAGGTGTTAAAATAGTACCTGCAAAATTTGCCGTACAGGTGGAGCAAAGAGAACGGAATTAG
- a CDS encoding cold-shock protein — MQEGTVKFFNETKGFGFITPSNGGSEIFVHSTGLIDNIRENSVVSFDVEQGRKGPNAVNVKLV; from the coding sequence ATGCAAGAAGGAACAGTAAAATTTTTTAATGAAACTAAAGGTTTCGGTTTTATCACCCCAAGTAACGGTGGCAGCGAGATCTTTGTTCATTCAACCGGTCTGATTGACAACATTCGCGAAAACAGTGTTGTTAGTTTCGACGTAGAGCAAGGTCGTAAAGGACCTAATGCCGTAAATGTAAAATTAGTTTAA
- a CDS encoding LD-carboxypeptidase, producing MSITPPYLQKGDRVAIVCPAKKLPKPMDDAVALLQSWGLEVVLGQTINAEHHQFAGTDQLRAQDLQQYINDDSIKAIFAARGGYGTVRIVDLIDFDRLKTNPKWVVGFSDITVLHAHLSQNFDLCTIHGQMPINIPDGTAASVETLRQVLFGETVSYKFSAQPLNRLGSAKGTLIGGNLAILQSIAGSVSDYEYDGKILFIEDVSEYLYSIDRMMYMLKRAGKLTNLAGLIVGGFTDVKDNDILFGQTAYEIIKALVNDYNYPVCFDFPAGHVADNWAMVFGKEVQLVVSQTDSTITYL from the coding sequence ATGAGCATAACTCCCCCATATCTGCAAAAAGGTGACCGTGTGGCCATCGTATGTCCGGCCAAAAAACTACCCAAACCTATGGATGATGCTGTTGCCCTGCTGCAAAGCTGGGGTTTAGAGGTGGTATTGGGCCAAACCATCAATGCCGAACATCACCAGTTTGCTGGCACCGATCAATTGCGTGCACAGGATTTACAGCAATACATTAACGACGACAGCATCAAGGCCATTTTTGCGGCCCGTGGCGGCTATGGTACAGTGCGCATAGTAGACCTTATAGATTTTGACCGTTTAAAGACTAACCCTAAATGGGTTGTTGGCTTTAGCGACATTACGGTATTGCATGCACACCTGTCTCAAAACTTTGATTTGTGCACTATTCATGGGCAAATGCCTATTAATATCCCGGATGGTACAGCGGCTTCGGTTGAAACTTTAAGGCAGGTATTATTTGGCGAAACCGTTAGCTATAAGTTTTCTGCACAGCCGTTGAACCGACTGGGCTCGGCTAAAGGCACATTAATTGGCGGCAACCTGGCTATTTTGCAATCCATAGCCGGATCGGTGTCTGATTATGAATACGACGGTAAGATTTTATTTATTGAAGACGTAAGCGAATACTTATACAGCATTGACCGGATGATGTATATGCTGAAACGCGCCGGCAAACTAACTAACCTAGCCGGTTTAATAGTAGGCGGATTTACCGATGTAAAAGATAATGATATCCTCTTCGGCCAAACTGCTTATGAAATTATCAAAGCTTTAGTTAATGACTATAATTATCCGGTTTGCTTTGATTTTCCGGCCGGACATGTGGCAGATAACTGGGCCATGGTATTTGGTAAAGAGGTGCAGTTAGTTGTGAGCCAAACTGATTCAACTATAACTTATTTATAG
- a CDS encoding RagB/SusD family nutrient uptake outer membrane protein, with protein MKKKFLTIILGIGALVMNSCQKSLLTPENQTQVSDANGQPFSTAGRIKSQVLALYASGLRNYYSALYGGRYQVYQEVKAENWLNLSQNGFTAYNTWSQNVTATTDEVQNVWQQSYYAINLANLFIEGMGSTGSTTLGDANLSNNYIGEAKFVRALSYYSLLQLYARPYTENNGSSPGLPLRLKGNSSYQNFDLARSTVAQVYTQILKDLDEAETQVPLTYSSAADNTTRAHRNTIIALKTRVYLTMGRYNDVITEANKIVGTSTFTAAAGSAPAGRVANALQPNIVNVFRSPYTTTESIFSIPFVAGTENPGTQNQLAYYFYQNASVAGVAEYYLNPLGVIADPNWKATDVRRTGLLFTNTSTGRVYITKYNQPSPYPDWAPVMRYAEVLLNLAEARARTQGVDAQAIALLNAVRGRSDASTVFTAGSFANSTALVNAILQERNIEFLGEGLRNTDLMRTLQTIPAKISTNGTVLVQAIPPSDPRYIWPISNSELLNNKLITNN; from the coding sequence ATGAAAAAGAAATTTTTAACGATCATATTAGGTATTGGAGCCCTCGTTATGAACTCCTGCCAAAAAAGTTTATTAACACCTGAAAATCAAACACAGGTATCAGATGCTAATGGACAGCCATTTAGCACAGCGGGGCGTATTAAAAGCCAGGTACTGGCTTTATATGCTTCGGGTTTAAGAAATTATTATTCAGCGCTGTACGGTGGGCGTTACCAAGTTTACCAGGAGGTTAAGGCCGAAAACTGGCTTAACTTATCGCAAAATGGTTTTACTGCTTACAACACATGGTCTCAAAACGTAACAGCCACTACAGACGAGGTGCAAAACGTATGGCAGCAGTCATATTATGCTATCAATTTGGCTAATCTTTTTATTGAAGGTATGGGAAGCACTGGTAGCACTACACTGGGTGATGCCAATTTATCGAACAATTATATTGGCGAAGCTAAATTTGTGAGAGCATTGTCTTACTATTCTTTGCTGCAATTGTATGCACGACCTTATACTGAAAATAATGGCTCAAGTCCGGGCTTGCCTTTGCGGTTAAAAGGTAATTCATCTTATCAAAATTTTGATCTGGCCAGAAGCACCGTAGCTCAGGTATATACTCAGATTTTAAAAGACCTGGATGAGGCAGAAACCCAGGTGCCTTTAACTTACAGTTCGGCTGCTGATAATACCACCCGTGCACACCGCAATACCATTATTGCGTTAAAAACAAGGGTGTATTTAACCATGGGCCGCTATAATGATGTAATTACTGAGGCTAACAAGATAGTAGGTACCAGTACGTTCACTGCAGCTGCTGGTAGCGCCCCTGCCGGTCGTGTGGCTAATGCTCTGCAACCCAATATTGTAAACGTTTTCAGGTCGCCGTATACCACTACTGAGTCAATATTTTCAATACCTTTTGTGGCCGGTACCGAAAATCCTGGCACTCAAAACCAGTTGGCCTATTATTTTTATCAAAATGCCAGCGTTGCCGGTGTTGCCGAGTATTATTTAAATCCTTTGGGTGTGATAGCTGATCCGAATTGGAAAGCAACTGATGTGAGAAGAACTGGTTTGTTGTTTACAAACACCTCAACCGGAAGGGTTTACATTACAAAGTACAATCAGCCAAGTCCGTATCCGGATTGGGCACCAGTAATGCGTTATGCCGAGGTATTATTAAATTTAGCTGAAGCGCGTGCCCGTACACAAGGAGTAGATGCACAAGCTATCGCACTATTGAACGCTGTACGTGGCCGCTCGGACGCCAGTACCGTTTTTACGGCAGGCAGTTTTGCTAACAGCACTGCGCTGGTAAACGCTATATTACAGGAAAGAAATATTGAATTTTTAGGCGAAGGTTTGCGCAATACTGACTTAATGCGTACACTGCAAACCATACCGGCCAAAATAAGTACAAACGGAACTGTGCTAGTTCAGGCTATTCCGCCGTCAGATCCAAGATACATTTGGCCAATCTCTAACAGCGAGTTATTAAATAATAAGTTAATCACAAATAACTAA